The Pseudomonas azotoformans genome has a segment encoding these proteins:
- a CDS encoding RNA polymerase sigma factor, with protein MSITGADLPALLPELLPRLWAFALRICGDKHDAEDLVQLACVRALERAHQLQPDTSVLSWMFSIVHSTWINELRSRKVRSRSRMDWNDEFLETVSDPEAPNPESDLMHRQIIEAVQKLPDGQREVMLLVGVERFSYKEAAEMLDLPIGTIMSRLSRARQAIGALFDSPKSKPLRARPESSSAS; from the coding sequence ATGTCGATCACCGGTGCTGATTTACCCGCACTGCTTCCCGAACTGTTGCCACGCCTGTGGGCCTTTGCGTTGCGCATCTGCGGCGACAAGCATGATGCCGAGGACCTGGTGCAGCTCGCCTGTGTCCGCGCGCTGGAACGGGCCCATCAGTTGCAGCCCGACACCTCGGTACTGAGCTGGATGTTTTCCATCGTGCACTCCACCTGGATCAACGAACTGCGCTCACGCAAAGTGCGCAGCCGTTCGCGCATGGACTGGAACGACGAATTCCTCGAAACCGTCAGCGACCCCGAGGCGCCCAACCCGGAGTCCGACCTGATGCACCGCCAGATCATCGAAGCCGTGCAGAAACTCCCCGATGGCCAACGCGAAGTGATGCTGCTGGTGGGCGTGGAGCGCTTCAGCTACAAGGAAGCCGCCGAAATGCTCGACCTGCCGATCGGCACCATCATGAGCCGGCTGTCCCGTGCGCGTCAGGCGATCGGCGCGCTTTTTGATTCGCCGAAAAGCAAACCTTTGCGCGCTCGACCGGAGAGTTCTTCCGCGAGCTGA
- a CDS encoding outer membrane beta-barrel protein has product MSKLFGKFLKGSSLLALVAAPAAVFAAPSTDPISTFGILGSYNDFKFEGGSESDKSRMPEAGLFYNFGNKLTAESGFIYQAGIEAKYGEKSDNKLKEGQADLDLGWRAALDARNFVDVIVGGGYSWTRYEPEINDLDVKLTNKSPFAKAALGYNHQFDDMTLRVEAGARRTIDGRTKLKVEDFGSDTVDLKDRTNPYAEVSLLMNQKGDLPVVAGLYYTRTEYKLDGDSEVADNTKLKRNEYGFKVGIAF; this is encoded by the coding sequence ATGTCCAAGCTATTCGGAAAATTCCTCAAGGGTTCCTCGCTGCTGGCGCTGGTCGCTGCGCCTGCCGCGGTGTTCGCCGCACCGTCCACCGACCCGATTTCCACCTTCGGGATCCTGGGCAGCTACAACGATTTCAAATTCGAAGGCGGCAGCGAGAGCGACAAGAGCCGCATGCCCGAAGCGGGGCTGTTCTATAACTTCGGCAACAAGCTCACCGCTGAATCCGGCTTTATCTACCAGGCCGGTATCGAAGCCAAGTACGGCGAAAAGAGCGACAACAAACTCAAGGAAGGCCAGGCCGACCTGGACCTCGGCTGGCGTGCCGCGCTGGATGCGCGCAACTTTGTCGACGTGATCGTCGGCGGTGGCTACAGCTGGACGCGCTACGAGCCAGAGATCAACGACCTCGACGTCAAGCTCACCAACAAATCGCCGTTCGCCAAGGCAGCCCTGGGCTACAACCACCAGTTCGATGACATGACCCTGCGTGTCGAAGCCGGCGCCCGCCGTACTATTGATGGCCGCACCAAGCTCAAGGTGGAAGATTTCGGCAGCGACACCGTGGATCTCAAGGACCGCACCAACCCCTACGCTGAAGTCAGCTTGCTGATGAACCAGAAGGGCGACCTGCCGGTGGTCGCGGGCCTGTACTACACCCGCACCGAGTACAAGCTCGACGGCGATTCCGAAGTGGCCGACAACACCAAGCTCAAGCGCAACGAGTACGGCTTCAAGGTCGGGATCGCGTTCTAA